One genomic region from Cyanobium usitatum str. Tous encodes:
- a CDS encoding GIY-YIG nuclease family protein, which yields MARQGELFTASQLGSAGRADAPDLPLQASQLLDWQNRLAAHQQPLWSNQAGGAAQVSLFASSPATPAEIAQAFNPLQLTPQALSFWRWPAAPQQGAALYLVTDRPAALGQPLLLYVGETGQADRRWKGEHDCKAYLAAYSEALLKAGLGCQTSIRFWLDVPAAIRPRRALEQALIQRWLPPFNKETRSRWATPFQAAPA from the coding sequence ATGGCGCGTCAAGGCGAATTATTTACGGCCAGCCAGTTGGGGAGCGCTGGCCGCGCCGATGCCCCTGATCTGCCCCTGCAAGCCTCGCAGCTTCTCGACTGGCAGAACCGCCTCGCCGCCCACCAGCAGCCCCTGTGGAGCAACCAGGCTGGTGGTGCCGCGCAGGTTTCGCTGTTTGCCAGTAGCCCCGCAACGCCTGCCGAGATAGCCCAGGCCTTCAACCCCCTGCAGCTCACCCCCCAGGCCCTTTCTTTCTGGCGCTGGCCCGCCGCACCCCAGCAGGGGGCAGCCCTTTATCTTGTGACAGATCGGCCCGCCGCTCTAGGCCAGCCCCTGCTGCTCTATGTGGGTGAAACCGGCCAGGCAGATCGGCGCTGGAAAGGCGAACACGACTGCAAGGCCTATCTGGCCGCCTACAGCGAAGCCCTGCTGAAAGCGGGCCTGGGCTGCCAAACCAGCATTCGCTTTTGGCTAGATGTGCCCGCCGCCATCCGGCCGCGCCGGGCCCTGGAGCAGGCCTTGATTCAGCGCTGGCTGCCGCCCTTCAACAAGGAAACCCGCAGCCGCTGGGCCACGCCGTTTCAAGCCGCTCCCGCTTAG